GTTACATACTAACAAGCTACATGACTGTTGTACATATCAATCCGGTAAAACAAATTGTAATTTGTACAGACGCCTTTTATAAAACTTACGTATTTAACGCTATGGATATTATTGAAATAACGTAAAAGAAGCTGAATATTAAATGGCAGCTTCTTTTATTTCTGATTTATGAGACAAATAATACAAGAAAAAGCAGCTAGCTTCGTGCTAGCTGCTGAGCCCCAGGGAAAGGGAGAAAAAGATAGGGTACTCCAAAATCAACAAGAGCTGTCAAACAGCCTGATTATAGTATAGACAAATTAAAATTTTCTATACAGAAAGTTGAACATAAGATTAGGCTGTACCCACTTGGTTTTGATCTGCAAGGTCAGAATCAAATGTATTGGTCGCGCTAACACCGCTAAAAGTATTAACAACAAAACCAACGTTTGATGCGCCGGAACCATTATAAGCTTTCGTATTTTCTTTCGGAGATACGTTGTAGAAATCACCTAAGTTAAATGATCCATTGCTATTTTGTACAACTAAATTTCCTACAACTGAGGGCATAATTTTCACCTGCTTTATAATAAGTTGTTAACATTACTATATGGAGTTATAGTCCAGATGGTTCATACAATAAAAATTGTGGAATAGTAAAACGTTTGGAGCGTGGATTTCAATAAAAGTGTGTTAAAATTAATATAATAAAGTTGAGTAATTTTTTTTAAAAATTTTGTATAATTGATATATATGAAAATAAAGGAGGCAAAATGTAATGAAAGATATTATGAAAAAAGTTGATTTAACAGATGCCAAATCAAGTAATCTTGTTGCATTAATTTATAGTAATGAAGTTATATTAGTTGAAGACGCATTTTGTCCAAATGAAATAAAATTAAAGTTTAATGAAATTGCAATTTTATCTGCAATTAAAACAGCTCATATTGCGAAAGTGTCTATTAGGAAAGAACTTGAAGCGCTTTTTCATGACACGGGTGTTATATTAGTGAAACAAAATGTTGATTATGGCAGTAGCCAATCTATTACCATGCATTTTGAGCAATTTAAAAAATTGCAAGATGAGATTGAACATTTAAATAAAAGTATGTAATAAAGCAGCTAAATAAAGGTTCTATCATAAAGGTGGAATGTGTTGTGTTGAAAAAGTGGTTTAAAAATTATTTGGGTGAATCGCATTGTAAACATAAATATATTTTTATTAAGAGGCAGGATAATGAGGATTTTAAAAAAGGATTTACCAGTGTGAGAAATGTGAAAAAGAGAAGTTGAAATGTAAAAACAATAATGAAATAAACAATGAATTTTTAGATATATAGCAAAAAGTAACCATGATGGTTACTTTTTTTGCTTATGTATGCAATATCAAAACCATTACTAAAGTATGAGTTGAGTTGATACTATAGTAAATCGCTGAATAAAAATGAAGAGAGTAAGATATAGGGAAGGAGGATGAGAGAAATGAAGCGAAAAGAAATTAGTAAATCTGTAATTATTACAGGCGTGACACAAGGGTTAGGACGTGCGATGGTTGATCGATTTCATGAATTAGGGTGGAACATATATGGTTGTGGACGTTCAAAAAATAAAATTGAAGAACTAAAAAAACAGCACAGTAAAATACATGATTTCCAAGTAATTGATGTTTCAGATTCTCAGCAAGTTAATAACTGGGCAAATTATATACTTAATAGACATACGGCTCCCGATCTGATAATAAATAATGCATCGATTGTAAATCAAAATGCACAACTTTGGAAAATTACGGCTAAAGAATTCGAAAATGTAATGAATGTAAACGTGAATGGTGTAGTAAATGTAATAAGAGCGTTTGTTCCCGCAATGGTATCTAGGAAAGAAGGAATTATCATTAATATGAGTTCTAGTTGGGGGAGAGAAGGTGAAGCTGAGCTTGCGCCATATTGTGCCTCGAAATTTGCAATTGAAGGTATCACTAAATCTATGGCCCTGGAATTACCCCATGGCATGGCTGTAGTTGCTTTAGATCCTGGAGGGAGTATTAGTACTCCAATGCTGAAGTCATGTGCGCCACAATATATAAATGAATCGCCTACACCTGAAACTTGGTCACATAAAGCAATTGAATATATATTGAATATAACAATAGATAAAAATGGAGATTCATTGACATGCCCAGCATGCATATAAAAAGCACCTTTAAGGTGCTTTTTATATTAGTAGCACATTATATCATTCACAAAATTACATCTGAAAAATAAAATAAAAGATTAAGGGTGAGATTTGTTTGTTTTGAAAGCTTTAGAAAATATTTGAATAGGTGATAAAAATGAATCCAAGCAGTTTAAAAGTGACAGGGGCATGGTTTCAAGTAGGGGGGAATCTTACAGCTGCTATTGGAACGACAAGAGGATTTATTGGAGAAGAGAAAGTTGAATCGGAACTTGTTATTGTAGGAAGCTCATTACAAGCCCTCGGGTATATATTACAAATCATTGCGAGCAATTATGATGATGGGGAAGAAAAAAGAGAGAATCAAAGTAAATTACTTGATCAAATAGGAATTGAGTTATTAGCATTAGGAAATATATCAAATGTAATAGGAATATATTTTAATATAAATGAACAATTGAAAGAAAATGATTATCTTATCATTACAGGGAACAGTTTACAATCGATTGGTGCTTTTCTAGGAGTAGAAGCAGCTTTGGTGGATATAAATGTATTACAGAAAATTATTATACTGGGTAACTCCATGCAAAGTTTAGGAGCTGGATTACAAGCGTATCAAGGTGTTTTAAATGTATTGAAAGATGAGAAAGAAAATAAAGATAGTATTTTTGATAAGAAGGATGAGAGGATCATTGCACTCATTGGTATTTGGATACAAGCGACAGGAACGTTAATTTCCGCAATTGGAATAACTGCAATAGAGGAAGAAAATAGGCTAGAAAACAATGAAAAGTCTGAAATACTTATATAAATAGAAGGAGATACATTGATTTTAGAGGCAGGTTAAGATTAAAATGGTAGTAGGTTTTTTTGCGTATATTTTGAAAAGTGATATATAAAATACAAAATAAGGAGTTTTCAAGGGATGATGTATTTATTAGCAATTTTTCTTCCACCTGTTGCTGTATTATTTTGTGGAAAACCAATTCAGGCAATCATAAATTTCATATTAACATTAATATTTTGGGTTCCAGGGGTTATACATGCAATTCTTGTAGTGCATGATAAAAAAGCTGATCGGCGTTTGAAAAAACAAATTCAAGCATATGATGAAATTAATAAGAGGAATCGAAGATAATTCATCTGCAAAATGTTTTTAAAAGAAAGGAGGGTTAACCTCCTTTCTTTTTTAGTGGGTGTTAAGTTTAAATTTTTGTGTGGCGGAAAGAATTTTTAATGTAAGTATTATGATAATAACTTTTAGATTGTGCATGTAATAGGCCAGTATAAATGCTTTCTGGTACATTAAAGAAATCATACATACCATTCTTTAATTGGATTCGCAAAATCATAGAAAAAGGATTATAACCAACAGCAACTATATTTTTTGAGGTAACCGGAGATAGCTTCATTATTATGCAACTCCTTATTTTTCATTTTTAATAATTCTTTGTAGGCAACGGTATTGTGGTGTTGAAATCTTTATAATTAAAGAGGTATTATACTTATATGCAATATATTAAATATTTGTTATACGTAATTATAAGGAAGTTCACACGAAGTACATATCGTTGTGCTATTTTTATTTCACCTTTGATTTATAAATAAGAAAATATTGACCATTTGAAAAAAAGGTATATTATTTATACGAGGTATTAAAAATTCACTTTTTACATTCTATGCTTAGAGGGGCAGCGTTATTAGGAAAAATAGAAGTGAAAATAGTTTGTATAAGAAGTATTCTAAAATTTATAATCTGTGAATTAGGAAAATATTGAATGCTCCAGGTCAATATACTTTCTTAATCAAATTCATTTTAGAAGGTGACCTCAATATTTTTAAGTAAATCAACGGGAGAATTGAAAGGCAGGAGAAAGTAACATGTCAGAAAATTATCGTTCTCGAGAGGAACGACGACAAGTTAAAAAGAAAAAACAGCCAGCTTCTAAAACACAAAAACCAAAAGGTAAAACATCATTCTTTCGCAAGTTTTTAATTACTTGTTTATTACTTGGTATTGTTGGTTTAGTGGCGGGGGTTGCTACCTTTTTCGTAATGATTAAGGACGCACCAAAACTGGAAAAAGCAAAACTTGTTAATCCGTTATCCTCAAAAATTTATGATAAAAACGGGGATTTGGTATATGAATATGGAAAAGAAAAAAGGACGAATGTTACGTATGATCAAATACCTAAATTAGTAGAAAATGCATTTTTAGCGACAGAAGATTCACGTTTTTATGAGCATAGCGGAGTAGACTTTAAAGGTACTGCCCGTGCTGTTTTAGTGAGTCTTAAAGGAGATTATGGCTCTCAAGGTGGAAGTACGATAACGCAGCAAGTTATTAAAAACTACTTCTTATCAATGGATAAAACACCAAAGCGTAAGGCGCAAGAAATATATCTAGCTTATAAACTAGAACAACAGTATTCAAAACATGAAATATTAGAGATGTACTTAAATAAAATTAACTTAGGTAATCGTTCATATGGTATCGCAACAGCAGCACAAAACTACTATGGTAAAGAATTGAAGGACTTAACATTACCAGAAGTTGCGATGCTTGCAGGTTTACCGAAAGCACCGAATAACTATGATCCAACGAAAAAAGAAAATGTTCAAAAAGCAACAGAAAGAAGAAATGTTGTTCTAAGTTTAATGAACCGACATGGATATATAACAAAACAGGAAATGGAAGAAGCATCAAAAGTTGACGTAGAAAAGGGGCTTAAGCCTGCAGCTCAACTACAAACAATGCCATACCCTGCATTTATGGATGCAGTTGTGAAAGAAGTAGAAAAAGAATTACCAGATGCTAATATCGGTTCTGACGGTTTAGAAATTTATACAACGTTAGATCCGAAAGCACAGAAACTTGCTGATAATATTTTAAATAATAATATCATTGATTATCCGAACGATAAATTCCAAGGTGCATTCACATTTATGGATACGAAAACAGGAGAAGTTCGTGCTATAGGTAGTGGCCGTGGAGAAAATAAAGCTGTATTTAAAGGGCATAATATGGCAATTGAATTAGATCGTGCAGCTGGTTCAACGATGAAGCCGATTTTCGATTACGCTCCTGCAATTGAATATTTAAAATGGGCTACGTACCATCAAATTGATGACTCTCCATTTAAGTATTCAACGGGTCAAGAAGTTCGAAATGCAGATAGAAGTCATATGGGCCCTATTACAATGCGTGTAGCATTAGAAAAGTCACGAAATATCCCAGCAATTAAGACTGCGAAAGAAGTGGGAATTAATAAATCAAAAGACTTCTCTGAGAAATTAGGAATTACATTTAATGCAGCACCGACTGAATCAACAGCGATTGGTACAAATGAAGTATCACCAACTGAAATAGCGGGCGCTTATGCGGCATTTGGTAATGAGGGTAAATATACGAAACCGCATTTTGTTAAGAAAGTCGTTTATCCAGATGGTAAGTCACAAAGTTTTGGACAAAAACCAAAACAAGTTATGGCAGACTCTACAGCATATATGATTACAGATATGCTTCGTTCTGTAGTTACATCAGGTACTGGTACAGCTGCAAATATAGCATCTTTAGATGTAGCTGGTAAAACGGGTACGACAAACTACTCATCAAAACAATTAGCTCAATATAAAATTCCAGAAAGTGCAACTCGTGATAGTTGGTTTGCTGGATATACACCGCAATATACGATGGCAGTATGGACTGGGTATATGAAAGATGGCAAAGACGAGTATATTAGTAGTAAAAATACGAAAATTGCACAGTTGATTTTTAAAGAAATGATGAGTGAAATGGCTACAGATAAATCACGCTTTAAAATGCCAAGTAGCGTTATTCAAGAAGGTAGTGAGCTACGTATAAAAGGTGAAAAACGTGATTCATCGCCAAATACTAGCGTACCGGATACAACGGAGCAACCAAAACAAGATCAACAGCAAAAAACTGAAGAAGAGAAAAAGCAAGAAGAATTAAAGAAACAAGAAGAACTGAAAAAACAAGAAGAACAAAAGAAACAAGAGGAACTTAAGAAGCAAGAAGAACAAAAGAAACTAGAAGAGCAAAAGAAACAAGAAGAAGAAAAGAAACAAAATGAACAAAATAACGGAAATGGTCAAGGAACGACACCTCCAGCGAATAACGGAGGAGGCCAAGGAACGACACCTCCAGCGAATAACGGAAGAGGCCAAGGAACGACACCTCCAGCAAATAACGGAGGAGGCCAAGGAACGACACCTCCAGCAAATAACGGAGGAGGTCAAGGAACGACACCTCCAGCGAATAATAATGGAGGTCAAGGAACTCCAACCCCACCTGCAACAGTACAACCAAATAATGGTGGAAATGCAGGAGAGGTTCCTGCCAATAATGGACAATAAGAAAAATTTATAGAAAAGTTTTCAAAAAGCACTTAAGATTTGTGGAAATTTACAATCTTAAGTGCTTTTTTCATTTTGCTACAGAAAATGTAATGTTAAGGGCTGGATAGAAGAAAAAGAGTGAATTAACGTAAAGAGAGAAAAGTCTACTTGCAAATGATGGTATGTGTTGGTTATCCTGCAAAGGGACTAACTATGATGAATCATATAAAGTATTAAATAAGTAAAAATTATATTCAAATCTTTAATAAATGTCTTTCTTTAACGGTTACTTTAGTTTGAAAAACAATTAAAAAGTCGAATTTCTTATTTAAGGAATTCGACTTTGTTATGTTAAAACTGGATTAAAGGTTCGCCTTATTAAAATGTAGGGGTAATACAGTGATAGCTATTAAATGTTAAACGTACCATGAAAATTTTGAAAAAAAATTGAAGGGAAATGATAAAAGACTTGAGTCGGAGGTAGTGGAGGATAACTATGGCTATGAATGGGAGTACTACTGGGGTGTGTACCATGATGCCAAAATGATGGGGTAACTTGACCGGGAATTTGATATTGCTGCCAAGTTGCGGGAAGTTCAATTCCTACATCGGAGCTAGCTGTATGAACTGCAGGAACATGTATCCCAGGAGTCGAAGGAACTACGGCAGTTACTCTTAATAATACCCACATAAAATATTCACTCCTAAGTTGTGTTAATAAATTAGTATATTCTTTTCACACGTATAAAGGTACATATATAGGACTTTCGTTTAAAATATGCGTACAAAGTCTTAAGACTAATGTAAGCTGATGGTGGACTATTTAATATGAAAAGATACGTCTATTTGAGGAGGGAAAAGAGATAAAAAAAATATACAATGAGGGTGTTAATCGTAATATTTTACGAGTGTATGGAGGTATTTTTATGGAACGATTATGGACGAAATCATTTATTCAAATGACTTTCGCAATGTTATTTTTATTTACAGGATTTTATTTACTTGTTCCAACGCTCCCGCTCTTTATTAAAGAGATAGGCGGCAATGAATCGCAAGTTGGACTTATGATGGGGATGTTTACAATAGCTGCTGTTGTAATACGACCGATTATTGGAGGAATGTTAGATCAATATGGTAGAAGATCCTTTATTATTTTCGGACTCATCTTTTTTGGCTTAACGATGTACTCCTATAATATAGCATCGACTATTGTCCTTTTAGTTGTTTTACGTGTTATTCACGGAGTAACATGGGCTGTTTCTACAACAGCTGTTGGAACAGCAATAACGGATATTATTCCAGATTCACGCCGCGGTGAAGGTATGGGTTGGTATGGGATGGCGATGACAATTGCAATGGCGATTGGACCTATGATTGGATTATGGGTTGTGCAAAATTATTCATTTGATGGTCTATTTTTATTAGCGACGTTGTTATCTTTTATGGCAGTTGTATTATCATTAATAACGAAGATCCCATTTACGCCACAAAAAGAAAAAGGGAAAATTCAGCTATTTGAGAAATCCGTATTAACAATCACGATTGTAGTATTCTTTTTATCGTTTGCATATGGAGGAATAACAACCTTTTTACCGTTATTTGCATCATCAATTCATGTAAACCCGGGAACTTTCTTTCTTGTATATGCAATTGCATTAACAATTGTAAGACCAATTTCAGGGAAACTATTAGATAAGTATGGAGAAGTATTCATCATACTTCCAGCATTATGTATTACTATTTTAGCTATAGTTGTTTTAACTATCTCAAATGGTTTGATAGGTGTAATTATCGCAGCAACATTATACGGTATTGGATTTGGTTCAGCGCAGCCAGCTTTGCAAGCGGCAATGCTTACAATTGTCGATCCGAGTAAAAGAGGAGTTGCAAATGCTTCATTTTTTACAGCGTTTGATTTAGGAATCGGGTTAAGTGCTATTTTACTTGGAGTTGTTTCACAAATGTTTGGTTATCGTATTTTATTTTCAGGGAGTGCAATTTCAGCATTGATAGCCTTAATTATTTTCGTCTTCTTTGTAAAACAACGATTAGGAAAAAAAGAGTTTGCGTAAACTGGAGGAATAAAGATGAGAATTTCAATTGATCGTAAAGCTCTGCAATGGTTCCAGGAAGAATTACGTATAAAGCACGGTGAATCTGTACGTTTTACTGTAAGGTACGGAGGGGATAGTTCAATTCAGCCCGGATATTCTTTAGGGGTTGTTGCTGAGAAACCCGATGGCGAAATAGTGTCAGTTGAGAAGGAAGGTATTATATTTTTTGTAGATTCTGATGATCTTTGGTATTTTCAAAACTATGATTTATTTGTAAGTTATCATGAGGAAATGGAAGAAATTCAATTTAATTATGTAAAATAATAACTTTATTAAAAAATGAATAAGTTTTATATAAAAATTATATTTAAGAGATAGTGAAATAAAATCATATAGTAACGAGCTGTATTTATGTACAGCTCGTTTTTTCTATTTCTCAAA
This genomic interval from Bacillus thuringiensis contains the following:
- a CDS encoding YqaE/Pmp3 family membrane protein → MMYLLAIFLPPVAVLFCGKPIQAIINFILTLIFWVPGVIHAILVVHDKKADRRLKKQIQAYDEINKRNRR
- a CDS encoding HesB/YadR/YfhF family protein, which encodes MRISIDRKALQWFQEELRIKHGESVRFTVRYGGDSSIQPGYSLGVVAEKPDGEIVSVEKEGIIFFVDSDDLWYFQNYDLFVSYHEEMEEIQFNYVK
- a CDS encoding MFS transporter, with protein sequence MERLWTKSFIQMTFAMLFLFTGFYLLVPTLPLFIKEIGGNESQVGLMMGMFTIAAVVIRPIIGGMLDQYGRRSFIIFGLIFFGLTMYSYNIASTIVLLVVLRVIHGVTWAVSTTAVGTAITDIIPDSRRGEGMGWYGMAMTIAMAIGPMIGLWVVQNYSFDGLFLLATLLSFMAVVLSLITKIPFTPQKEKGKIQLFEKSVLTITIVVFFLSFAYGGITTFLPLFASSIHVNPGTFFLVYAIALTIVRPISGKLLDKYGEVFIILPALCITILAIVVLTISNGLIGVIIAATLYGIGFGSAQPALQAAMLTIVDPSKRGVANASFFTAFDLGIGLSAILLGVVSQMFGYRILFSGSAISALIALIIFVFFVKQRLGKKEFA
- a CDS encoding DUF6944 family repetitive protein, which encodes MNPSSLKVTGAWFQVGGNLTAAIGTTRGFIGEEKVESELVIVGSSLQALGYILQIIASNYDDGEEKRENQSKLLDQIGIELLALGNISNVIGIYFNINEQLKENDYLIITGNSLQSIGAFLGVEAALVDINVLQKIIILGNSMQSLGAGLQAYQGVLNVLKDEKENKDSIFDKKDERIIALIGIWIQATGTLISAIGITAIEEENRLENNEKSEILI
- a CDS encoding transglycosylase domain-containing protein, which encodes MSENYRSREERRQVKKKKQPASKTQKPKGKTSFFRKFLITCLLLGIVGLVAGVATFFVMIKDAPKLEKAKLVNPLSSKIYDKNGDLVYEYGKEKRTNVTYDQIPKLVENAFLATEDSRFYEHSGVDFKGTARAVLVSLKGDYGSQGGSTITQQVIKNYFLSMDKTPKRKAQEIYLAYKLEQQYSKHEILEMYLNKINLGNRSYGIATAAQNYYGKELKDLTLPEVAMLAGLPKAPNNYDPTKKENVQKATERRNVVLSLMNRHGYITKQEMEEASKVDVEKGLKPAAQLQTMPYPAFMDAVVKEVEKELPDANIGSDGLEIYTTLDPKAQKLADNILNNNIIDYPNDKFQGAFTFMDTKTGEVRAIGSGRGENKAVFKGHNMAIELDRAAGSTMKPIFDYAPAIEYLKWATYHQIDDSPFKYSTGQEVRNADRSHMGPITMRVALEKSRNIPAIKTAKEVGINKSKDFSEKLGITFNAAPTESTAIGTNEVSPTEIAGAYAAFGNEGKYTKPHFVKKVVYPDGKSQSFGQKPKQVMADSTAYMITDMLRSVVTSGTGTAANIASLDVAGKTGTTNYSSKQLAQYKIPESATRDSWFAGYTPQYTMAVWTGYMKDGKDEYISSKNTKIAQLIFKEMMSEMATDKSRFKMPSSVIQEGSELRIKGEKRDSSPNTSVPDTTEQPKQDQQQKTEEEKKQEELKKQEELKKQEEQKKQEELKKQEEQKKLEEQKKQEEEKKQNEQNNGNGQGTTPPANNGGGQGTTPPANNGRGQGTTPPANNGGGQGTTPPANNGGGQGTTPPANNNGGQGTPTPPATVQPNNGGNAGEVPANNGQ
- the gerPF gene encoding spore germination protein GerPF; its protein translation is MPSVVGNLVVQNSNGSFNLGDFYNVSPKENTKAYNGSGASNVGFVVNTFSGVSATNTFDSDLADQNQVGTA
- a CDS encoding KTSC domain-containing protein, producing the protein MKLSPVTSKNIVAVGYNPFSMILRIQLKNGMYDFFNVPESIYTGLLHAQSKSYYHNTYIKNSFRHTKI
- a CDS encoding SDR family oxidoreductase, which gives rise to MKRKEISKSVIITGVTQGLGRAMVDRFHELGWNIYGCGRSKNKIEELKKQHSKIHDFQVIDVSDSQQVNNWANYILNRHTAPDLIINNASIVNQNAQLWKITAKEFENVMNVNVNGVVNVIRAFVPAMVSRKEGIIINMSSSWGREGEAELAPYCASKFAIEGITKSMALELPHGMAVVALDPGGSISTPMLKSCAPQYINESPTPETWSHKAIEYILNITIDKNGDSLTCPACI